From Candidatus Woesearchaeota archaeon, one genomic window encodes:
- the pyrF gene encoding orotidine-5'-phosphate decarboxylase yields the protein MQPKDKLILALDVDGIEKAEALVSELKDHVGAYKVGKELFTATGPEIVKKINKIGGRVFLDLKYHDIPNTVAKAAEAATKLGVYMFNIHASGGYKMMYDAAEAVKKKSAELGIKKPFILGVTVLTSIDQTTLNNELRINGTVEEQVVHLAKLAQKAGLDGVIASPQEIKAIRQACGSDFLIVTPGVRPLWSASQDQKRVMTPKEAIEQGADYIVIGRPITGAENKVEAAKKILDEISE from the coding sequence ATGCAACCAAAAGACAAACTAATCCTTGCGCTTGATGTTGACGGCATTGAAAAAGCAGAAGCATTAGTTTCAGAGCTGAAAGATCATGTCGGAGCTTACAAAGTTGGCAAAGAGCTTTTCACAGCAACAGGCCCGGAAATTGTAAAAAAAATAAACAAAATTGGCGGCAGGGTTTTTCTTGATCTTAAATATCATGATATTCCAAATACTGTTGCAAAAGCAGCAGAAGCAGCCACAAAGTTAGGGGTTTATATGTTTAATATTCATGCTTCCGGCGGCTATAAGATGATGTATGATGCAGCAGAAGCAGTCAAGAAAAAATCAGCAGAGCTCGGAATTAAAAAACCATTTATTTTAGGCGTGACTGTATTGACGAGCATTGATCAAACCACATTAAACAACGAATTAAGAATCAATGGAACAGTTGAAGAGCAGGTTGTTCATCTGGCAAAATTAGCGCAAAAAGCCGGATTAGATGGAGTGATAGCTTCGCCGCAGGAGATCAAGGCAATAAGGCAGGCATGCGGCAGTGATTTTCTGATTGTAACGCCGGGAGTAAGGCCTTTATGGTCAGCTAGCCAGGATCAGAAAAGAGTTATGACGCCTAAAGAAGCGATTGAGCAAGGCGCAGATTATATTGTGATAGGAAGGCCGATAACAGGCGCTGAGAACAAGGTTGAGGCTGCAAAGAAGATATTGGACGAAATTAGCGAGTAA
- the rnz gene encoding ribonuclease Z, with translation MEIVFLGTSCMVPTKERNHSALLLTYKNEGILVDCGEGTQRQLRIADIRPTRITKILISHWHGDHVLGLPGLLQTLSASRYSGILEIYGPAGTKKRFKAMFQAFVFDCNIELKITEIKKRKLFENEDFYLEALELEHKIKSFGFNFIEKDRRKVDIDAIKKLGIPQGPLVGKLQQGESIVFKNKKITSKEATYIEKGKKITIINDTVMCKSCYDLAKDADLLICEAAYTSKLEEKALEYKHLTAKQAALLAGKSNVKKLIITHFSQRYKTTEELFEDAKEAFDNVLCAYDFMKVEI, from the coding sequence ATGGAAATCGTATTTTTAGGAACATCATGCATGGTGCCGACCAAGGAAAGGAATCACAGCGCGCTTCTGCTTACTTACAAGAATGAAGGCATCTTGGTTGACTGCGGAGAAGGAACGCAGAGGCAGCTGAGAATAGCAGACATCAGGCCGACAAGAATCACAAAGATACTGATAAGCCACTGGCATGGAGATCATGTTCTTGGCCTTCCTGGCTTATTGCAGACATTGAGCGCAAGCAGGTATTCCGGAATACTGGAGATTTACGGGCCAGCAGGAACAAAAAAACGCTTCAAGGCAATGTTTCAGGCCTTTGTCTTCGACTGCAACATAGAATTAAAAATAACCGAAATAAAGAAAAGAAAATTATTTGAAAATGAGGATTTTTATCTTGAAGCTCTTGAATTAGAGCACAAAATAAAATCATTTGGGTTTAATTTCATTGAAAAAGACAGGAGAAAAGTTGACATTGATGCAATAAAGAAGCTCGGCATTCCGCAGGGCCCTTTGGTTGGAAAGCTGCAGCAGGGAGAAAGCATTGTTTTCAAAAACAAAAAAATAACATCAAAAGAAGCAACGTACATTGAAAAAGGAAAGAAAATAACAATCATAAATGACACTGTCATGTGCAAATCATGCTATGACCTGGCAAAAGATGCTGATTTGCTGATCTGCGAAGCTGCATATACATCTAAATTGGAAGAAAAAGCGCTGGAATACAAGCATCTTACAGCAAAGCAGGCAGCATTATTGGCGGGCAAGTCAAATGTCAAGAAACTGATAATAACGCATTTCAGCCAGAGATACAAAACAACAGAAGAGCTGTTTGAAGATGCGAAAGAAGCTTTTGATAATGTTTTATGCGCGTATGATTTTATGAAAGTAGAAATTTAA
- the pyrI gene encoding aspartate carbamoyltransferase regulatory subunit: MKQLKVSAIREGTVIDHIPSDMTFKVVEILKLDSVKEIISVAANLDSKKTGKKGIIKIGGKFLGEDEVNKIALLAPIATLSIIKDFKVVEKNKLAMPKTVEGFVKCFNPNCVTNHEEIKTKFHVINQSPLKIRCHYCERAMGSNDIVLK, from the coding sequence ATGAAGCAGTTGAAAGTCAGCGCAATAAGGGAAGGAACCGTCATAGACCATATTCCCTCAGACATGACTTTTAAGGTTGTCGAGATCCTTAAGCTTGACAGCGTCAAAGAAATAATCTCTGTTGCAGCAAATCTTGACAGCAAAAAAACAGGAAAAAAAGGAATAATAAAGATAGGCGGGAAATTTCTTGGCGAGGACGAAGTCAATAAGATCGCACTGCTGGCTCCGATAGCGACTCTCAGTATCATAAAAGATTTCAAGGTTGTTGAAAAAAACAAATTAGCCATGCCTAAAACAGTTGAAGGGTTTGTGAAATGTTTCAATCCAAACTGCGTAACAAACCACGAGGAGATAAAAACAAAATTTCATGTCATAAATCAAAGCCCTTTAAAGATAAGGTGCCATTACTGCGAGCGGGCAATGGGGAGCAATGACATTGTGCTGAAATAA
- a CDS encoding phosphoribosyltransferase family protein, translating to MKVFNQKKFNKFLIQQKVVGFFEQPITLKSGRLSYWYANCRNLLDYVGVMDKLADFIQAFSNEKNLNPDYFYGVPEGATKFALILNYKRAHILKNKNYPLIIGRGKPKEHGDPKDKYYIGPIKEGQNVVVLEDVTTTGGSLIDAIAALREAKVNVVAAVGLVNRMEKRDDGLSVEEKLKEINVPYYAMTDAFQMLPLAVKAYKPDHEIIAHVEEGFKQYGVSELKLRK from the coding sequence ATGAAGGTATTCAACCAGAAGAAGTTCAATAAGTTTTTGATACAGCAGAAGGTTGTAGGATTTTTTGAGCAGCCAATAACACTGAAGTCCGGCAGGCTGTCATACTGGTATGCAAACTGCAGAAATCTGCTTGATTACGTTGGTGTGATGGATAAGCTTGCTGATTTCATACAGGCATTTTCAAATGAAAAAAATCTGAATCCGGATTATTTTTACGGAGTTCCGGAAGGCGCTACAAAGTTCGCATTGATCCTAAATTACAAAAGAGCTCACATATTGAAAAACAAAAATTATCCCTTGATTATTGGCAGAGGAAAGCCGAAGGAGCATGGCGATCCAAAAGACAAATATTACATTGGCCCGATTAAAGAAGGCCAGAATGTTGTTGTTTTGGAAGATGTTACAACAACAGGTGGATCTTTGATAGATGCAATAGCTGCATTAAGAGAGGCAAAAGTAAATGTTGTTGCAGCAGTCGGACTTGTAAACAGGATGGAAAAAAGGGATGACGGCTTAAGTGTAGAAGAAAAATTAAAAGAGATCAATGTTCCTTATTATGCAATGACTGATGCATTTCAGATGCTGCCATTGGCTGTAAAAGCTTACAAGCCAGATCATGAGATTATTGCGCATGTTGAAGAAGGTTTCAAGCAGTATGGTGTTTCAGAATTAAAGCTGAGGAAATAA
- the hjc gene encoding Holliday junction resolvase Hjc: MSRKSKGINAERELIHKFWAVNGWAAARVAGSGSMKYPSADILAGNNVRKLAIESKVINDTKKYFTEEEIKDLKEFSTLFGAEPWLAIKFKKEQWFFIPADDVEKTETNLVVSLEMTKRKGLLFEELVRC, encoded by the coding sequence ATGAGCAGGAAAAGCAAGGGGATAAATGCTGAAAGAGAGCTGATCCATAAGTTCTGGGCTGTAAATGGATGGGCTGCTGCCCGCGTTGCCGGATCTGGCTCAATGAAATACCCCAGCGCAGACATTCTCGCTGGCAATAATGTAAGAAAGCTGGCAATTGAGAGCAAGGTGATAAATGACACTAAAAAATATTTTACAGAAGAAGAGATCAAAGACCTCAAAGAATTTTCAACCCTGTTCGGCGCAGAGCCATGGCTGGCAATAAAATTCAAGAAAGAGCAGTGGTTCTTTATACCTGCAGATGATGTTGAAAAAACAGAAACGAACTTGGTTGTCAGCCTGGAAATGACCAAGAGAAAGGGCCTGTTGTTTGAAGAGCTGGTAAGGTGTTGA
- the pyrB gene encoding aspartate carbamoyltransferase has translation MSFKGKDIISINELSKAEIIHVLEVARSLELRPKPNLLNGKVLATLFFEPSTRTRLSFESAMSKLGGKVVGFADPSVSSVKKGETLADTIRIVERYADIIVMRHPLEGSARVAADVSDVPVINAGDGANQHPTQTLLDLYTIKKIQGHISNLNIAMVGDLKYGRTTHSLAIALSMFGCRMFFVSPEQLKMPSYILEELDKKNIEYSEHTQIEEVIKNADILYSTRIQKERFPDLAEYEKVKNVYIITKDTLKNAKPNLKILHPLPRINEISTDVDGTKYAYYFEQAANGIPIRQALLSLVLGKVK, from the coding sequence ATGAGCTTCAAAGGAAAAGATATAATATCAATCAATGAACTTTCTAAGGCAGAGATCATCCACGTTCTTGAAGTTGCCAGAAGCCTTGAATTAAGGCCGAAGCCAAATTTATTAAATGGAAAGGTTCTTGCGACATTGTTTTTCGAGCCATCAACAAGGACAAGGCTCAGCTTTGAATCTGCAATGTCTAAGCTGGGCGGCAAAGTAGTGGGTTTTGCTGATCCTTCTGTCAGCTCTGTCAAAAAAGGCGAAACATTGGCAGACACAATCAGGATTGTAGAGCGATATGCAGATATTATTGTGATGAGGCATCCTTTGGAAGGAAGCGCAAGAGTTGCAGCAGATGTTTCAGATGTTCCAGTGATCAATGCCGGAGATGGAGCTAATCAGCATCCAACGCAGACTTTGCTTGATCTTTATACAATAAAGAAGATTCAAGGGCATATTTCTAATCTGAACATAGCAATGGTCGGGGATTTAAAATATGGCAGGACAACACACTCCCTGGCAATAGCATTGTCAATGTTCGGCTGCAGGATGTTTTTTGTTTCACCTGAGCAGCTTAAAATGCCTTCTTACATCCTTGAGGAATTGGATAAAAAGAACATAGAATATTCAGAGCATACGCAGATTGAAGAAGTTATAAAAAATGCAGATATTTTATACTCAACAAGAATACAGAAGGAAAGGTTTCCAGATCTGGCAGAATATGAAAAAGTAAAGAATGTTTACATCATAACAAAAGACACGTTAAAAAACGCCAAGCCAAATCTTAAAATTTTGCACCCATTGCCAAGAATTAATGAGATAAGCACAGATGTTGACGGCACAAAATATGCGTATTATTTTGAGCAGGCTGCGAATGGAATTCCGATAAGGCAGGCATTATTAAGCTTAGTCTTGGGGAAAGTAAAATGA
- the purF gene encoding amidophosphoribosyltransferase: MGDGVRENCGIFGCFGVHEASNKAFWAGWALQHRGEESAGIVSSDGNELYSRIRMGLIATPGNFDRDILIETLPGNSAISHTRYSTMGNSTLKNAQPIIVDGKHKMAIAHNGTLVDTDKTRINLITEGVVFSSETDSELIAQKFARSSKDSLDERVYDCLDGIRGAFSLAILTKDALIGVRDGFRPLVIGKLGEGICIASETCALDAIKADYVRDVRPGEFIVVNNESLKTQDKFYSFDLGFQNPFCIFEEVYFARPDSIINGVFVNELRFEFGRSLARSCPAKADIVAAILDSGYHAALGFSEESKIPYKDVYVRNHYTGRGFINPRQSERESVNSIKLNIMRNAVKDKRIILVDDSIVRGNTTQGRINDLKAAGAKEVHLRISCPPHEYPCFYGIDFPTQNELAFNKFGKSIENIREFLGADSLCYLPLDDMLNVAQKTGYKHCAACWNGNYPVK; the protein is encoded by the coding sequence ATGGGTGATGGTGTCAGAGAAAATTGCGGAATATTTGGCTGTTTTGGTGTTCATGAAGCATCAAACAAAGCATTTTGGGCTGGATGGGCTTTGCAGCACAGAGGCGAGGAGAGCGCTGGGATTGTCAGTTCTGATGGCAACGAATTGTACTCAAGAATAAGAATGGGCCTGATTGCAACACCAGGAAATTTTGATCGTGATATTCTGATTGAAACATTGCCCGGCAATAGTGCAATAAGCCATACGCGCTACTCAACTATGGGAAATTCTACTTTGAAAAATGCGCAGCCGATTATTGTTGATGGCAAACATAAGATGGCCATTGCCCATAATGGGACTCTTGTTGATACTGACAAAACCAGAATTAATCTTATAACAGAAGGCGTGGTTTTCAGTTCTGAAACAGACAGCGAACTCATCGCTCAAAAATTTGCAAGATCAAGTAAAGATTCGCTTGACGAAAGAGTTTACGATTGTTTAGATGGTATAAGGGGTGCGTTTTCATTGGCTATCCTGACAAAAGATGCTTTAATTGGTGTAAGGGACGGCTTTAGGCCATTGGTTATTGGCAAATTGGGGGAAGGAATCTGTATAGCTTCTGAAACCTGCGCTCTGGATGCGATAAAGGCAGACTATGTCAGAGATGTGAGGCCGGGTGAATTTATTGTTGTGAACAACGAATCATTAAAAACGCAGGATAAATTCTATTCTTTTGATCTCGGCTTTCAGAATCCTTTTTGCATTTTTGAAGAAGTTTATTTTGCAAGACCGGACAGCATAATAAATGGTGTTTTTGTCAATGAACTAAGATTTGAGTTTGGACGGTCACTCGCCAGATCTTGTCCTGCGAAAGCAGATATTGTGGCCGCTATCCTGGATTCTGGATATCATGCGGCGCTTGGATTTAGTGAAGAATCTAAAATCCCCTATAAAGATGTTTATGTGCGAAACCATTATACTGGACGCGGTTTTATAAACCCCCGCCAAAGCGAAAGAGAGTCTGTAAATTCAATAAAATTAAATATAATGCGAAATGCTGTAAAAGATAAGCGCATCATCTTGGTTGACGATTCCATTGTTAGAGGCAATACGACACAAGGCAGGATCAACGATTTAAAAGCTGCAGGGGCAAAAGAAGTCCATCTTAGAATAAGCTGTCCACCACACGAATATCCCTGTTTTTATGGAATTGACTTTCCAACTCAAAATGAACTGGCATTTAATAAATTCGGCAAGTCCATTGAAAACATAAGGGAGTTTTTAGGTGCAGACAGCCTCTGCTATTTACCATTAGATGATATGCTGAATGTTGCTCAAAAAACAGGCTATAAGCACTGTGCTGCCTGCTGGAATGGCAATTATCCTGTAAAGTAA
- the endA gene encoding tRNA-intron lyase, translating to MAEEIKEEQNKERQIEKKPKETVTAIFSRERIITEDSDAARELYNQSRYGVVLTNNKVQLSLLEGLYLMEKGRVKITDDRNREISFDNYLKKAKKVEPNFWIRYCVFKDIRDRGYIIKTALKFGADFRIYDRGVKPGEDHAKWIVYPVHEGESLTWYDFAAKNRVAHSTKKRLLIGVVDDEADVSYWEIRWVRP from the coding sequence ATGGCTGAGGAAATTAAAGAAGAGCAGAATAAGGAACGGCAAATTGAGAAAAAGCCAAAAGAAACAGTCACAGCTATTTTTTCAAGAGAGAGGATCATAACAGAAGACAGCGATGCTGCCCGCGAACTGTACAATCAAAGCAGATATGGCGTTGTTCTCACGAACAATAAAGTGCAGCTTTCTTTGCTTGAAGGGCTTTATCTGATGGAAAAAGGAAGGGTGAAGATTACTGATGACAGGAACAGGGAAATCAGTTTTGATAATTATCTTAAAAAAGCAAAAAAAGTTGAGCCGAATTTCTGGATAAGATACTGCGTTTTCAAGGATATAAGGGACAGAGGCTACATAATAAAGACTGCACTGAAATTCGGTGCTGATTTTCGCATTTATGACCGCGGTGTAAAGCCAGGGGAGGATCATGCAAAATGGATTGTTTATCCTGTGCATGAAGGCGAAAGTTTGACATGGTATGATTTCGCTGCCAAGAACAGGGTTGCGCATTCCACAAAGAAAAGATTGTTGATCGGTGTCGTGGATGATGAGGCAGATGTGAGCTATTGGGAAATAAGATGGGTAAGGCCATAA
- a CDS encoding dihydroorotase family protein — translation MSLFIANADVFTDGKLQKKNILVADGKIKGITDEKAITTSRFIDAAGKIILPGLIDSHVHFREPGLTHKEDFFTGSCAAAAGGVTTIIDMPNTIPPTTTIDLLTEKRELAKKSIVNYGFHFGSTVEDMNEIRKLKDSDAASVKVYMDATTGNLLINNDEALNFIFTNYKMITCHAEAENVLKAINLIKETKNKLYLCHISTENELNILKKNKIKNKVFVEVTPHHLFLSEEDDKNSFFKMKPTLKSKKDQEALWLAIEKNKVDTIGSDHATHTIEEKQKENFPHGVPGVETMLPLLFNAVLNKKLKMEKLVQLCCENPAKIFQIRNKGFIKEGYDADLVVVDPMLEKEVSNEDLFTKCKWSPFNGWKLKGWPVMTIVNGDVVFENGKINDIKANEISYIVKNPFKKEGGEIESEETDEGAIENEGIQPEEVQ, via the coding sequence ATGAGCCTGTTCATTGCAAACGCAGATGTTTTTACTGATGGAAAACTGCAGAAAAAGAATATTCTTGTCGCTGATGGAAAAATAAAAGGCATAACAGATGAAAAGGCAATAACAACGTCAAGATTCATAGATGCAGCAGGAAAGATAATATTGCCTGGCCTGATTGACAGCCATGTCCATTTCAGAGAGCCAGGATTGACGCACAAGGAAGATTTCTTTACAGGAAGCTGCGCAGCTGCTGCAGGCGGAGTTACAACAATAATTGATATGCCCAATACGATCCCGCCGACAACCACGATCGATCTGCTTACTGAAAAAAGAGAACTGGCAAAGAAGTCAATTGTGAATTACGGCTTTCATTTTGGATCAACTGTTGAGGATATGAATGAAATAAGAAAATTAAAAGACAGCGATGCTGCTTCTGTAAAAGTATATATGGATGCTACAACAGGCAATCTTCTGATAAATAACGATGAAGCATTGAATTTTATCTTCACTAATTACAAAATGATCACATGCCATGCTGAAGCTGAGAACGTTTTGAAAGCAATAAATCTGATCAAAGAAACCAAAAATAAACTATATCTCTGCCATATTTCAACTGAAAATGAGCTTAATATCCTTAAAAAGAATAAAATAAAAAACAAGGTTTTTGTTGAAGTTACTCCGCATCATTTATTCTTGAGCGAGGAAGATGACAAGAATTCTTTTTTCAAAATGAAGCCTACTTTAAAATCGAAAAAAGATCAGGAAGCATTATGGCTTGCTATTGAGAAAAACAAGGTAGATACAATTGGATCAGATCATGCTACTCATACAATTGAGGAAAAGCAAAAAGAAAACTTTCCTCATGGAGTTCCAGGAGTTGAAACAATGCTGCCTCTGCTTTTTAATGCAGTTTTGAACAAAAAATTAAAAATGGAAAAATTAGTCCAGTTGTGCTGCGAGAATCCTGCAAAGATTTTCCAAATAAGAAACAAAGGCTTTATTAAAGAAGGGTATGACGCGGATCTGGTTGTTGTTGATCCGATGCTTGAAAAAGAAGTCAGTAATGAGGACTTATTTACAAAATGTAAGTGGTCCCCTTTCAATGGCTGGAAGCTAAAAGGCTGGCCTGTGATGACAATTGTTAATGGCGATGTTGTTTTTGAGAATGGAAAGATAAATGACATTAAAGCAAATGAAATAAGCTATATTGTGAAGAACCCTTTTAAGAAAGAGGGCGGGGAAATAGAATCTGAAGAAACAGATGAAGGGGCGATAGAAAATGAAGGTATTCAACCAGAAGAAGTTCAATAA
- the fen gene encoding flap endonuclease-1 codes for MGVAITELLVKKEIKIEYLKNKIVAVDAPNWLYQFLTTIRQRDGTPLMDSSGNITSHLVGLFSRTANLMDEGLKLAYVFDGKAPALKEEEREKRKQAKIEAERKYKIAVEKEDVEEMKKYASRTSRLTGEMIGEAKELIAALGLPVVDAPSEGEAQAAHIAAKGDAYCSASQDADGLLFGATRLVRSLSVAGKRKKTNKLGYVTIEPELITLAETLNELGIDREQLIALAMLVGTDYNNGGIKGIGPKNALKLVKEYGKDFDKMFKNSKWGDFFEVDWKTVFDLFKNMPVTDDYNLKWNAVDEEKIREILIEKHNFSEERVESSLKNLIKKKEEKKQKGLGEFFN; via the coding sequence ATGGGCGTTGCAATAACAGAGCTATTAGTCAAAAAAGAGATCAAGATAGAATACTTGAAAAACAAGATTGTGGCTGTTGATGCTCCCAACTGGCTCTATCAGTTTCTGACAACAATAAGGCAGAGAGACGGAACGCCTTTAATGGATTCTTCAGGCAATATAACATCTCATCTTGTCGGATTGTTTTCAAGGACAGCTAACCTAATGGATGAAGGGCTAAAGCTCGCTTATGTTTTTGACGGAAAAGCTCCTGCATTGAAAGAAGAGGAAAGGGAAAAAAGAAAGCAGGCAAAAATTGAGGCCGAAAGGAAGTATAAGATCGCAGTTGAAAAAGAAGATGTTGAAGAGATGAAAAAGTATGCTTCGAGAACATCAAGATTAACTGGCGAGATGATTGGCGAAGCGAAAGAGTTGATCGCAGCGCTTGGCCTGCCTGTTGTTGATGCGCCTTCAGAAGGAGAAGCCCAGGCAGCGCATATTGCTGCAAAAGGGGATGCTTATTGCTCTGCATCGCAGGATGCAGACGGCTTATTGTTCGGAGCAACAAGGCTTGTGAGGAGTTTAAGTGTTGCCGGTAAAAGGAAGAAAACGAATAAGCTTGGTTATGTAACAATAGAGCCGGAATTGATAACGCTTGCAGAAACCTTAAACGAACTGGGCATTGACAGGGAGCAGTTAATTGCTTTAGCAATGTTGGTTGGAACTGACTATAACAATGGCGGAATTAAGGGAATTGGCCCAAAGAATGCATTAAAATTGGTTAAAGAATACGGCAAGGATTTTGACAAAATGTTCAAAAATTCAAAATGGGGTGATTTCTTTGAGGTTGATTGGAAGACTGTATTCGATCTGTTCAAAAACATGCCTGTAACAGATGACTATAACTTGAAATGGAATGCTGTTGATGAAGAAAAGATAAGGGAGATTCTGATCGAGAAGCACAATTTCTCTGAAGAAAGGGTTGAGAGCTCTTTGAAGAACTTAATTAAAAAGAAAGAAGAAAAAAAGCAGAAAGGGTTAGGAGAGTTTTTTAATTGA
- a CDS encoding NFYB/HAP3 family transcription factor subunit: MPEKRILPLAAMEKILKNAGAERVSDKAKVAMKTVLEEIADDIAQQAIKFSMHAGRRTVKADDIKLAAKS, from the coding sequence ATGCCTGAAAAAAGAATACTTCCTTTAGCTGCAATGGAGAAGATCCTGAAAAATGCAGGCGCAGAGCGTGTTTCTGATAAAGCAAAAGTTGCCATGAAAACTGTTTTGGAAGAGATCGCTGATGACATTGCGCAGCAGGCTATCAAGTTTTCAATGCATGCCGGAAGAAGAACAGTAAAAGCGGATGATATAAAGCTGGCTGCAAAATCTTAG
- a CDS encoding dihydroorotate dehydrogenase has product MLSTKLCGIKLDNPTILASGILGVTASSLINAANNGAGAVTTKSISLEERKGHSNPVIVTFEGGMINAVGLSSPGIENGIEEVKEFKKRSKTPIIASIFASKTAEFGEAAKRISEAKPDLIEVNISCPNVEAEFGKLFAADAKVAASVTEIVKNSTKIPVFVKLSPNVSNIKEIAKAVEAAGADGITAVNTAGPGMVIDIKTAKPILHNKMGGISGAALRPIAVRCVYDIYETVKIPIIGTGGITNGRDAVEMLMAGATAVGIGSGVYYRGIDVFKKVCSEIEEFMKKEGYKNLKEIIGKAHEN; this is encoded by the coding sequence ATTTTATCAACAAAACTTTGCGGAATCAAGTTAGACAATCCTACAATCCTCGCTTCAGGGATCCTTGGCGTAACAGCTTCTTCATTAATCAATGCAGCAAACAACGGAGCAGGAGCTGTCACAACAAAGTCGATTTCTTTGGAAGAGAGAAAAGGCCACAGCAATCCGGTGATCGTTACATTTGAAGGCGGGATGATAAATGCAGTCGGCCTGTCAAGCCCTGGAATTGAAAACGGAATTGAGGAAGTCAAGGAATTTAAGAAAAGATCCAAAACACCAATTATTGCCTCAATATTTGCATCCAAAACAGCGGAATTTGGAGAAGCTGCAAAAAGAATTTCAGAAGCAAAGCCGGATTTAATTGAGGTTAACATTTCCTGCCCAAATGTAGAGGCGGAGTTTGGAAAGCTGTTTGCAGCTGATGCAAAAGTTGCCGCAAGCGTAACCGAGATTGTGAAAAACAGCACAAAGATTCCTGTTTTTGTTAAATTATCCCCGAATGTTTCAAATATAAAAGAAATTGCAAAGGCTGTTGAGGCTGCAGGAGCAGATGGAATAACTGCAGTGAACACAGCCGGCCCAGGCATGGTGATTGACATCAAAACAGCAAAGCCAATTCTTCATAACAAAATGGGCGGGATTTCAGGAGCTGCATTAAGGCCAATAGCTGTAAGATGCGTTTATGACATTTATGAAACAGTTAAAATCCCGATAATTGGAACCGGAGGCATTACAAACGGAAGAGATGCTGTTGAAATGCTCATGGCTGGCGCAACTGCTGTCGGGATCGGAAGCGGTGTTTATTACCGCGGCATTGATGTTTTCAAAAAAGTATGCAGTGAGATTGAAGAATTTATGAAAAAAGAAGGCTACAAAAATTTAAAGGAGATAATAGGGAAAGCGCATGAAAACTGA
- a CDS encoding dihydroorotate dehydrogenase electron transfer subunit has protein sequence MKTEQPIVLQIKKIVNEASKIKTFIFDYRLDSEPGQFINLWIPRFDEKPFSISYQDDKKFAVTVACIGPFTEKMCSLKEGDLVGIRGPYGKSFNLKGKNIVLVGGGCGCGPLAFLADEAVKKKINVNFIIGARTKDALLFLERMKKSNIKTFVTTDDGSFGVKGFATDLLKDFLEKNHIDAVYSCGPEKMMKKVAEMCKNKKIYCELSLERYMKCGFGICGQCCMDDSGFRVCTDGPIIQGEEALKLKEFGDYRRDASGKKVKL, from the coding sequence ATGAAAACTGAACAGCCAATTGTTTTGCAAATTAAAAAAATTGTAAATGAAGCCAGTAAAATAAAAACCTTTATCTTTGATTACAGGCTGGATTCCGAGCCGGGGCAGTTCATTAACTTGTGGATCCCAAGATTCGATGAAAAGCCATTTTCCATATCTTATCAGGATGATAAAAAATTTGCAGTAACTGTTGCCTGCATCGGCCCGTTCACAGAAAAGATGTGCAGCTTAAAAGAAGGCGATCTTGTAGGAATCCGCGGGCCATACGGGAAGTCATTTAATCTGAAAGGCAAAAATATTGTTTTGGTTGGCGGAGGCTGCGGCTGCGGTCCATTGGCTTTTTTAGCAGATGAAGCAGTAAAAAAGAAGATCAATGTGAATTTTATCATAGGCGCAAGAACAAAAGATGCCTTATTATTTCTAGAAAGAATGAAGAAGAGCAATATAAAAACATTTGTTACAACAGATGACGGCAGTTTTGGCGTCAAGGGATTTGCAACAGACTTATTAAAAGATTTCCTCGAAAAAAACCACATTGATGCAGTTTACAGCTGCGGCCCGGAAAAGATGATGAAAAAAGTTGCAGAGATGTGCAAAAATAAAAAAATTTATTGCGAACTTAGCTTAGAGCGCTATATGAAATGCGGATTCGGGATTTGCGGACAGTGCTGCATGGATGATTCTGGCTTTAGAGTCTGCACAGATGGGCCGATCATACAAGGAGAGGAAGCTTTAAAATTAAAAGAATTTGGTGATTACAGAAGGGATGCATCCGGAAAAAAGGTGAAATTATGA